A single window of Kitasatospora sp. HUAS MG31 DNA harbors:
- a CDS encoding LCP family protein, whose product MNTWQEDRPGGGGSYGQGNGGQGYGAAAEPPLPPELNPRGAGAAAPAQPQAYPRVPQQAAGGGFGPAEGYGPADGYGPPSGPGGPGAPGGPGVSGAPAPASRWPRKRKIKVAALALVGALLVTGIGTYFWADSKLNHDKDVLSDYPGRPAAGKGTNWLIVGSDSRAGLTEADEDNLHTGSAQGKRSDSMMLLHIGDDGNTLMSIPRDSWVNVPAHQEGGKNVAAANRKINAAFALGGGKLLTQTVETNTGLRIDHYAEIGFAGFVGIVDSVGGVEMCIEKDINDRDSGLDLKAGCQTLSGSQSLAFVRQRHQMADQDLGRMRNQQKFLSALAKQAASPATLLNPFTFYPMVSSGLGTLIVDEDAGLTDLGSLFLSMKKVSGGDGRSMTVPIGNPDFRTPTGESAVKWDPAKSKAVFDALKNDTAVPDTK is encoded by the coding sequence ATGAACACGTGGCAGGAGGACCGCCCGGGCGGCGGTGGCTCGTACGGTCAGGGCAACGGCGGGCAGGGGTACGGCGCGGCCGCCGAGCCGCCGCTGCCCCCGGAGCTCAACCCGCGCGGGGCGGGTGCGGCGGCGCCGGCCCAGCCGCAGGCGTACCCGCGGGTGCCGCAGCAGGCGGCGGGCGGCGGCTTCGGTCCGGCCGAGGGGTACGGTCCGGCGGACGGCTACGGCCCGCCGAGCGGCCCGGGCGGTCCGGGCGCGCCGGGCGGCCCCGGGGTGTCCGGTGCACCGGCGCCGGCCTCGCGCTGGCCCCGGAAGCGGAAGATCAAGGTGGCCGCGCTCGCCCTGGTCGGCGCGCTGCTGGTGACCGGGATCGGCACGTACTTCTGGGCCGACTCCAAGCTCAACCACGACAAGGACGTGCTGTCCGACTACCCGGGCCGGCCGGCCGCGGGCAAGGGCACCAACTGGCTGATCGTGGGCTCCGACAGCCGCGCCGGGCTGACCGAGGCGGACGAGGACAACCTCCACACCGGGTCCGCGCAGGGCAAGCGCAGCGACTCGATGATGCTGCTGCACATCGGGGACGACGGGAACACCCTGATGTCGATCCCGCGTGACTCCTGGGTGAACGTCCCGGCGCACCAGGAGGGCGGGAAGAACGTCGCCGCCGCCAACCGGAAGATCAACGCGGCCTTCGCGCTCGGCGGCGGCAAGCTGCTGACGCAGACCGTGGAGACCAACACCGGCCTGCGGATCGACCACTACGCGGAGATCGGCTTCGCCGGTTTCGTCGGCATCGTCGACTCGGTGGGCGGTGTGGAGATGTGCATCGAGAAGGACATCAACGACCGCGACTCCGGCCTCGACCTGAAGGCCGGCTGCCAGACCCTGAGCGGCTCGCAGTCGCTGGCGTTCGTCCGGCAGCGGCACCAGATGGCCGACCAGGACCTGGGCCGGATGCGCAACCAGCAGAAGTTCCTGAGCGCGCTGGCCAAGCAGGCGGCCTCGCCGGCCACCCTGCTCAACCCGTTCACCTTCTACCCGATGGTGAGCTCGGGCCTGGGCACCCTGATCGTGGACGAGGACGCCGGCCTGACCGACCTGGGCTCGCTGTTCCTGTCGATGAAGAAGGTCTCCGGCGGCGACGGGCGGAGCATGACCGTGCCGATCGGCAACCCGGACTTCCGCACCCCGACCGGCGAGTCGGCGGTGAAGTGGGACCCGGCGAAGTCCAAGGCGGTGTTCGACGCGCTGAAGAACGACACCGCGGTGCCGGACACCAAGTAG
- a CDS encoding acyl-CoA dehydrogenase family protein produces the protein MAGNSGADFDLFKLSEEHEMLRESVRSLAEAKIAPFAAEVDELGRFPQEALDALQGNDLHAVHVPEEYGGAGADALATVLVIEEVARVCASSSLIPAVNKLGSLPVQLSGSEELKAKYLGALARGEGMFSYCLSEPEAGSDAAGMKTRAVRDGDFWVLNGVKRWITNAGVSEFYTVMAVTDPELRSKGISAFVVEKADEGVSFGAPEKKLGIKGSPTREVYFDNVRIPADRMIGAEGTGFATAMKTLDHTRVTIAAQAIGIAQGALDYAKGYVKERKQFGKAIAEFQGVQFMLADMAMKLEAARQLTYAAAAKSQRTDGDLTFFGAAAKCFASDVAMEVTTDAVQLLGGYGYTRDYPVERMMRDAKITQIYEGTNQVQRIVMARNLP, from the coding sequence ATGGCGGGCAACTCCGGGGCGGACTTCGACCTGTTCAAGCTGTCGGAGGAGCACGAGATGCTCCGGGAGTCGGTGCGGTCGCTGGCGGAGGCGAAGATCGCTCCGTTCGCGGCGGAGGTGGACGAGCTGGGCCGGTTCCCGCAGGAGGCGCTGGACGCGTTGCAGGGCAACGATCTGCACGCGGTGCACGTGCCGGAGGAGTACGGCGGTGCGGGTGCGGACGCGCTGGCGACGGTGCTGGTGATCGAGGAGGTGGCGCGGGTGTGTGCGTCGTCCTCGCTGATCCCGGCGGTGAACAAGCTGGGTTCGCTGCCGGTGCAGCTGTCGGGCTCGGAGGAGCTGAAGGCGAAGTACCTGGGGGCGCTGGCCCGGGGCGAGGGCATGTTCTCGTACTGCCTGTCGGAGCCGGAGGCGGGTTCGGACGCGGCGGGGATGAAGACCCGTGCGGTGCGGGACGGCGACTTCTGGGTGCTCAACGGTGTGAAGCGGTGGATCACCAACGCCGGCGTGTCGGAGTTCTACACGGTGATGGCGGTGACCGACCCGGAGCTGCGGTCCAAGGGCATCTCGGCGTTCGTGGTGGAGAAGGCGGACGAGGGCGTGTCCTTCGGCGCGCCGGAGAAGAAGCTGGGCATCAAGGGCTCGCCGACCCGTGAGGTGTACTTCGACAACGTGCGGATCCCGGCGGACCGGATGATCGGCGCGGAGGGCACCGGCTTCGCGACCGCGATGAAGACGCTCGACCACACCCGGGTGACCATCGCCGCGCAGGCGATCGGCATCGCCCAGGGCGCGCTGGACTACGCCAAGGGCTACGTCAAGGAGCGCAAGCAGTTCGGGAAGGCGATCGCCGAGTTCCAGGGCGTGCAGTTCATGCTCGCGGACATGGCGATGAAGCTGGAGGCCGCCCGGCAGCTGACCTACGCGGCGGCGGCCAAGTCCCAGCGCACCGACGGCGACCTGACCTTCTTCGGCGCGGCGGCCAAGTGCTTCGCCTCGGACGTGGCGATGGAGGTCACCACGGACGCGGTGCAGCTGCTGGGCGGGTACGGCTACACCCGGGACTACCCGGTCGAGCGGATGATGCGCGACGCGAAGATCACCCAGATCTACGAGGGCACCAACCAGGTCCAGCGGATCGTCATGGCCCGCAACCTCCCGTAA